Proteins from one Bacteroides zhangwenhongii genomic window:
- a CDS encoding sensor histidine kinase — protein MNIKTKLILGIGMLAGMIILLVTLSVVNLQILTATEPDSPAAMPGLERALLWISVTGGICILTGLILLYWLPRTISKPIKELKEGILEIANHNYEKRLQMNNNEEFRDVADSFNRMAERLTEYRASTLSDILSAKKFIEAIVNSIDDPVIGLNMEREILFINEEALNVLNLKRENVIRQSAEELALKNDLLRRLIRELVTPSEQKEPLKIYADDKESYFKASYVPIINTEAEKGEPRKLGDVILLKNITEFKELDSAKTTFISTISHELKTPIAAIMMSLQLLEDKRVGALNDEQEQLSKSIKENSERLLSITGELLNMTQVEAGKLQFMPKITKPIELIEYAIKANQVQADKFNIQIEVEYPEEKIGKLFVDSEKIAWVLTNLLSNAIRYSKENGHVVIGARQEDNIIELYVQDFGKGIDPRYHKSIFDRYFRVPGTKVQGSGLGLSISRDFVEAHGGTLTVESELGKGSRFVIRLKA, from the coding sequence ATGAATATTAAAACGAAACTGATTCTCGGTATCGGAATGCTGGCCGGAATGATTATTTTGCTGGTAACACTTTCAGTTGTGAATCTTCAAATTCTGACAGCGACAGAACCTGATAGTCCTGCTGCTATGCCCGGATTGGAACGTGCTTTGTTATGGATTTCCGTAACGGGAGGAATCTGTATCTTGACCGGACTGATATTGCTTTATTGGTTGCCCCGTACTATCAGCAAGCCTATTAAAGAGCTGAAAGAGGGAATTCTTGAAATAGCCAATCATAATTATGAGAAGCGTCTGCAGATGAATAATAATGAAGAATTTCGGGATGTGGCGGATAGTTTTAACCGGATGGCGGAACGGTTGACGGAATATCGTGCAAGTACTTTGTCGGATATTCTTTCTGCAAAGAAATTTATTGAAGCAATTGTAAACAGTATAGATGATCCGGTGATCGGCTTGAATATGGAGCGTGAAATTCTGTTTATCAATGAGGAAGCACTCAATGTCTTGAATCTGAAACGGGAGAATGTGATTCGTCAATCGGCGGAGGAACTGGCTTTGAAGAATGACCTGTTGCGGCGGTTGATCCGTGAACTGGTGACGCCAAGCGAGCAGAAGGAACCATTGAAGATATATGCCGACGACAAAGAGAGTTACTTTAAGGCCTCTTATGTCCCTATCATTAATACGGAGGCTGAAAAAGGGGAACCCCGCAAACTGGGTGATGTTATTTTATTGAAGAATATCACGGAATTTAAGGAATTGGATTCTGCCAAGACTACATTTATCTCGACGATATCTCATGAACTGAAGACTCCGATTGCTGCTATTATGATGAGCCTCCAGTTGTTGGAAGATAAGCGTGTCGGTGCATTGAATGATGAACAGGAGCAGTTGTCTAAGAGTATCAAGGAGAACAGCGAGCGTTTGTTGAGTATCACCGGAGAATTACTTAACATGACCCAGGTGGAAGCGGGAAAACTACAGTTTATGCCGAAGATCACCAAACCGATTGAATTGATAGAATATGCAATTAAGGCAAATCAGGTGCAGGCGGATAAGTTCAACATTCAGATAGAAGTGGAATATCCGGAAGAGAAAATCGGCAAACTATTTGTAGATAGCGAGAAAATCGCTTGGGTGCTGACTAATTTATTGAGCAATGCAATCCGTTATTCGAAAGAAAACGGTCATGTTGTGATCGGAGCCAGGCAAGAGGATAATATTATCGAACTATATGTTCAGGATTTTGGTAAAGGTATCGACCCGCGTTATCATAAAAGTATTTTCGACCGCTACTTCCGTGTTCCCGGAACGAAAGTGCAGGGTAGCGGACTCGGATTGTCTATTTCCCGTGATTTTGTGGAAGCGCACGGCGGTACGCTGACCGTAGAGAGTGAATTGGGAAAAGGCAGTCGGTTTGTGATAAGGTTGAAAGCATAA
- a CDS encoding K(+)-transporting ATPase subunit C: MKTLLKSLKITLAFCVFFSVFYILILWVFAQVAGPNKGNAEVATLNGKVVGAANVGQMFTEDIYFWGRPSSAGDGYDATSSSGSNKGPTNQEYLDEVKARIDTFLVHHPYLNRADVPVEMVTASASGLDPNITPQCAYVQVKRVAQARGLREEQVRAIVDKSIEKPLLGLLGTEKVNVLKLNIALEESNK; the protein is encoded by the coding sequence ATGAAAACTTTATTGAAGTCATTAAAAATAACACTTGCTTTTTGTGTCTTTTTCTCCGTGTTCTATATCCTTATCCTGTGGGTGTTCGCACAGGTAGCGGGTCCTAATAAAGGAAATGCCGAAGTAGCTACATTGAACGGGAAAGTAGTGGGAGCAGCCAATGTCGGCCAGATGTTTACAGAGGATATTTATTTCTGGGGACGTCCTTCTTCTGCCGGTGACGGGTATGATGCTACGAGTTCCTCTGGTAGTAACAAGGGCCCTACGAATCAGGAGTATCTGGATGAAGTAAAAGCGCGTATCGATACTTTCCTTGTACATCATCCTTATTTGAATCGGGCGGATGTGCCTGTTGAAATGGTTACAGCCAGTGCTTCGGGACTGGATCCTAATATCACTCCTCAATGTGCGTATGTACAAGTGAAGAGAGTAGCACAAGCACGTGGCTTGAGAGAGGAACAGGTGAGAGCGATTGTTGATAAAAGCATAGAAAAACCTCTTTTGGGGTTGTTGGGAACAGAAAAGGTGAATGTATTGAAATTGAATATCGCATTAGAGGAAAGCAATAAGTAG
- the guaA gene encoding glutamine-hydrolyzing GMP synthase, translated as MKQDMIVILDLGSHENTVLARAIRALGVYSEIYPHDITVEELKALPNVKGIIINGGPNNVIDGVAIDVNPAIYTMGLPVMAAGHDKAICTVKLPEFTDDIEAIKEAVKSFVFDTCKAEANWNMTNFVNDQIELIKRQVGDKKVLLALSGGVDSSVVAALLLKAIGDNLVCVHVNHGLMRKGESEDVVEVFSNQLKANLIYVDATDRFLNKLAGVADPEQKRKIIGGEFIRVFEEEARKLDGIDFLGQGTIYPDIVESGTKTAKMVKSHHNVGGLPEDLKFELVEPLRQLFKDEVRACGLELGLPYEMVYRQPFPGPGLGVRCLGAITRDRLEAVRESDAILREEFRIAGLDKKVWQYFTVVPDFKSVGVRDNARSFDWPVIIRAVNTVDAMTATIEPIDWPILMKITDRILKEVKNVNRVCYDMSPKPNSTIEWE; from the coding sequence ATGAAACAGGACATGATTGTTATCCTTGACTTGGGTAGTCATGAGAATACGGTATTGGCTCGCGCCATCCGTGCATTAGGAGTTTATAGTGAGATTTATCCTCACGACATCACCGTAGAAGAACTGAAAGCATTGCCCAACGTAAAGGGTATTATTATCAATGGCGGACCGAATAATGTGATTGATGGCGTTGCCATTGACGTAAATCCGGCTATTTATACAATGGGACTTCCTGTTATGGCTGCCGGTCATGATAAAGCGATTTGCACTGTGAAATTGCCGGAATTTACAGATGATATCGAGGCTATTAAGGAGGCTGTAAAGTCTTTCGTATTTGATACCTGCAAAGCGGAAGCTAACTGGAACATGACAAATTTTGTGAACGACCAGATAGAGCTGATTAAGCGTCAGGTTGGTGATAAAAAGGTATTGTTGGCTTTGTCGGGTGGTGTTGACAGCTCTGTGGTTGCTGCTTTGCTTCTGAAAGCAATTGGTGATAACTTGGTGTGCGTGCATGTCAATCATGGTTTGATGCGTAAAGGGGAATCTGAGGATGTGGTTGAAGTTTTCAGCAATCAGTTAAAGGCAAATCTTATTTATGTGGATGCTACAGACCGTTTCCTGAATAAATTGGCAGGAGTGGCGGACCCTGAACAAAAACGCAAAATCATCGGTGGTGAATTTATTCGTGTGTTCGAGGAAGAAGCACGTAAGTTGGACGGTATCGATTTCTTGGGGCAGGGTACTATTTATCCGGATATTGTGGAAAGTGGAACGAAGACTGCCAAAATGGTGAAGTCGCACCATAATGTAGGTGGTTTGCCGGAGGACCTCAAGTTTGAATTGGTAGAACCGTTGCGTCAATTGTTCAAGGATGAAGTTCGTGCTTGTGGACTGGAGTTGGGCTTACCGTACGAAATGGTTTATCGCCAGCCTTTCCCGGGACCAGGTTTGGGAGTGCGTTGTTTGGGAGCTATTACACGTGACCGTCTGGAGGCTGTGCGTGAATCTGACGCTATTCTGCGTGAAGAATTCCGAATTGCAGGATTGGACAAGAAAGTATGGCAATACTTTACAGTAGTTCCTGATTTCAAATCCGTGGGTGTGCGTGATAATGCTCGCTCTTTTGATTGGCCGGTAATTATTCGTGCAGTCAATACGGTAGATGCTATGACAGCTACTATCGAACCGATAGATTGGCCTATTCTGATGAAAATTACAGACCGAATTCTGAAAGAAGTGAAGAATGTAAATCGTGTCTGCTATGATATGTCACCGAAACCCAATTCAACCATAGAATGGGAATAA
- the kdpB gene encoding potassium-transporting ATPase subunit KdpB, with protein sequence MKDNKSASLFPKEQVIESLKQSFVKLNPRMMIKNPIMFTVEVATVVMLLVTLYSIVNSSQGSFAYNIAVFIILFITLLFANFAEAIAEARGKAQADSLRKTREETPAKKVEGNKIVTVSSSQLKKGDVFVCEAGDVIPSDGEIIEGLASIDESAITGESAPVIREAGGDKSSVTGGTKVLSDHIKVMVTTQPGESFLDKMIALVEGASRQKTPNEIALTILLAGFTLVFVIVCVTLKPFADYSNTVITIASLISLFVCLIPTTIGGLLSAIGIAGMDRALRANVITKSGKAVETAGDIDTLLLDKTGTITIGNRKATHFHTAPGVDLHDFVETCLLSSLSDETPEGKSIVELGRESGIRMRNLNTTGARMIKFTAETKCSGVDLADGTQIRKGAFDAIRKMVEGDGNEFPKEVEEIISSISSNGGTPLVVCVNRKVTGVIELQDIIKPGIQERFERLRKMGVKTVMVTGDNPLTAKYIAEKAGVDDFIAEAKPEDKMEYIKKEQQAGKLVAMMGDGTNDAPALAQANVGVAMNSGTQAAKEAGNMVDLDNDPTKLIEIVEIGKQLLMTRGTLTTFSIANDVAKYFAIVPALFMIAIPELAALNIMHLHSPESAILSAVIFNAIIIPILIPLALRGVQYKPIGASALLRRNLLIYGVGGVIAPFVGIKLIDLVVGLFF encoded by the coding sequence ATGAAAGATAATAAATCAGCTTCTTTGTTTCCAAAGGAGCAAGTTATAGAAAGTTTGAAACAATCATTCGTGAAACTGAACCCACGAATGATGATAAAGAATCCGATTATGTTTACGGTAGAGGTGGCTACGGTAGTCATGCTGCTTGTGACGCTCTACTCCATTGTTAATTCTTCACAGGGTTCGTTTGCTTACAACATTGCCGTGTTTATCATTCTGTTTATCACTTTGCTGTTTGCCAATTTTGCCGAAGCTATTGCAGAGGCACGTGGTAAAGCACAGGCCGACAGTTTGCGTAAGACTCGTGAAGAGACACCGGCAAAGAAAGTGGAAGGCAATAAAATCGTTACTGTCAGTTCTTCACAGTTGAAGAAAGGGGATGTGTTTGTCTGCGAGGCAGGAGACGTGATTCCTTCCGACGGTGAGATTATTGAAGGGTTGGCTTCTATTGATGAAAGTGCCATTACCGGTGAGTCTGCTCCGGTCATTCGTGAGGCAGGTGGCGACAAGAGTTCGGTAACAGGAGGTACGAAAGTACTGTCCGATCATATAAAGGTGATGGTGACTACCCAACCGGGAGAAAGTTTTCTTGATAAGATGATAGCATTGGTGGAAGGTGCTTCCCGCCAGAAAACCCCGAATGAGATTGCATTGACTATTTTGCTGGCAGGTTTTACGCTTGTTTTCGTCATTGTGTGTGTGACTTTGAAACCGTTTGCCGATTATAGTAATACGGTCATCACTATTGCTTCGCTTATTTCTTTGTTTGTGTGTCTGATCCCGACAACTATCGGTGGACTTCTCTCTGCCATCGGTATTGCCGGTATGGACCGTGCACTTCGCGCCAACGTGATTACTAAATCCGGTAAAGCGGTTGAAACTGCGGGTGATATTGATACATTACTGCTGGATAAAACGGGTACTATCACCATTGGTAATCGTAAAGCAACTCATTTCCATACAGCTCCGGGTGTCGATCTGCACGATTTTGTGGAAACTTGTCTGTTGTCTTCCTTATCCGATGAAACGCCGGAAGGTAAGTCTATCGTAGAATTGGGACGTGAGTCGGGCATTCGTATGCGTAATCTGAATACAACAGGAGCACGTATGATTAAGTTTACGGCTGAAACCAAATGTTCGGGAGTAGACCTGGCAGATGGAACGCAGATTCGTAAAGGTGCTTTTGATGCCATCCGCAAGATGGTGGAAGGTGACGGGAATGAATTTCCGAAAGAAGTGGAAGAGATTATTTCTTCTATCTCAAGCAATGGTGGTACACCGCTGGTAGTATGTGTAAACAGAAAGGTGACTGGTGTTATTGAACTGCAGGATATTATCAAACCGGGTATTCAGGAACGTTTCGAACGTCTGCGTAAGATGGGAGTGAAGACGGTAATGGTGACAGGTGACAACCCGTTAACTGCAAAATATATTGCTGAAAAAGCCGGTGTGGATGATTTTATCGCCGAAGCGAAACCGGAAGATAAGATGGAATATATCAAGAAGGAACAGCAGGCTGGTAAATTGGTTGCAATGATGGGAGACGGAACGAACGATGCTCCTGCCCTGGCACAGGCCAATGTAGGTGTAGCCATGAATAGCGGTACACAGGCAGCGAAAGAAGCTGGTAATATGGTCGATTTGGATAACGACCCGACGAAGTTGATCGAGATTGTGGAAATCGGTAAACAATTACTGATGACACGTGGTACGCTGACTACTTTCTCTATCGCCAATGACGTAGCGAAGTATTTTGCTATCGTTCCGGCCTTGTTTATGATCGCCATTCCCGAACTGGCTGCTCTGAACATCATGCATCTGCATAGTCCTGAAAGTGCTATTCTTTCGGCAGTCATTTTTAATGCGATTATTATTCCGATTCTGATTCCGTTGGCTTTGCGTGGTGTGCAATACAAGCCGATAGGTGCGAGTGCTTTGCTTCGCCGTAATCTGCTGATCTATGGTGTGGGTGGTGTGATTGCTCCTTTCGTGGGAATCAAATTGATAGATTTAGTAGTAGGTTTATTCTTTTAA
- the kdpA gene encoding potassium-transporting ATPase subunit KdpA, with protein MNTEILGVVVQIALMVILAYPLGKYIAKVYRGEKTWSDFMAPIERVIYKVCGIDPNEEMNWKQFLKALLILNAFWFFWGMVLLVSQGWLPLNPDGNGPQTPDQAFNTCISFMVNCNLQHYSGESGLTYFTQLFVIMLFQFITAATGMAAMAGIMKSIAAKTTKTIGNFWQFLVISCTRILLPLSLIVGFILILQGTPMGFDGKMKVTTLEGQEQMVSQGPTAAIVPIKQLGTNGGGYFGVNSSHPLENPTYLSNMVECWSILIIPMAMVFALGFYTRRKKLAYSIFGVMLFAFLVGVCINVSQEMGGNPRIDELGIAQDNGAMEGKEVRLGAGATALWSIVTTVTSNGSVNGMHDSTMPLSGMMEMLNMQINTWFGGVGVGWMNYYTFIIIAVFISGLMVGRTPEFLGKKVEAREMKIATIVALLHPFVILVFTAISSYIYVHHPDFVESEGGWLNNLGFHGLSEQLYEYTSCAANNGSGFEGLGDNTYFWNWTCGIVLILSRFLPIIGQVAIAGLLAQKKFIPESAGTLKTDTLTFGVMTFVVIFIIAALSFFPVHALSTIAEHLSL; from the coding sequence ATGAATACAGAAATTTTAGGCGTGGTTGTTCAGATAGCCTTGATGGTGATTCTGGCTTATCCACTGGGAAAATACATTGCCAAGGTCTACAGAGGAGAAAAGACCTGGTCTGATTTTATGGCTCCTATCGAAAGAGTCATTTATAAAGTTTGTGGAATCGACCCCAATGAAGAAATGAACTGGAAACAATTCCTGAAAGCATTGTTGATTTTAAATGCTTTCTGGTTTTTCTGGGGAATGGTACTCTTGGTTTCACAAGGATGGTTGCCTTTAAACCCGGACGGCAACGGACCGCAGACTCCGGATCAGGCATTCAATACTTGTATTAGTTTTATGGTGAACTGTAACTTACAGCACTATAGCGGTGAAAGCGGACTGACTTATTTTACTCAATTGTTCGTCATCATGCTTTTCCAGTTTATTACCGCAGCAACAGGTATGGCTGCTATGGCAGGTATTATGAAGAGTATTGCTGCAAAAACAACCAAAACGATTGGTAACTTCTGGCAATTTCTGGTAATAAGTTGTACGCGTATCTTATTACCTCTTTCTCTGATTGTAGGTTTTATCCTGATTCTTCAGGGAACTCCGATGGGATTTGACGGTAAGATGAAAGTCACTACTCTTGAAGGTCAGGAACAGATGGTTTCTCAAGGTCCTACGGCCGCAATTGTTCCTATTAAACAGTTGGGTACGAATGGCGGTGGATATTTTGGCGTGAACTCCTCTCATCCATTGGAAAATCCGACTTATCTTTCTAACATGGTAGAATGTTGGTCTATCTTGATTATCCCGATGGCGATGGTATTTGCACTGGGTTTCTATACCCGTAGAAAGAAGTTGGCTTACAGTATATTCGGAGTAATGCTTTTCGCTTTTCTGGTCGGTGTGTGCATTAATGTCAGTCAGGAAATGGGGGGGAATCCGCGCATCGATGAGCTGGGAATTGCACAGGACAATGGTGCGATGGAAGGTAAGGAAGTGCGTTTGGGAGCCGGAGCAACCGCGTTGTGGAGTATTGTAACGACTGTAACTTCCAATGGTTCTGTGAATGGTATGCATGATTCTACCATGCCTCTGTCCGGTATGATGGAAATGCTGAATATGCAGATTAATACCTGGTTTGGCGGTGTAGGTGTAGGGTGGATGAACTACTATACATTCATTATCATTGCAGTGTTTATCAGCGGTTTGATGGTGGGACGTACACCGGAATTCCTCGGTAAGAAAGTAGAAGCCCGCGAAATGAAAATCGCTACGATTGTAGCTCTGCTTCATCCATTTGTAATCTTGGTGTTTACGGCAATCTCAAGTTATATTTATGTACACCATCCGGATTTTGTGGAAAGTGAAGGTGGGTGGTTGAACAACTTAGGATTCCACGGTTTGAGTGAACAGCTTTACGAGTACACTTCCTGTGCCGCCAATAACGGTTCCGGTTTCGAAGGCTTGGGTGATAATACTTATTTCTGGAACTGGACATGTGGTATCGTTTTAATTCTGAGTCGCTTCCTTCCTATTATCGGACAGGTTGCCATTGCCGGGCTACTGGCGCAGAAGAAATTCATACCGGAAAGTGCCGGTACGTTGAAGACGGATACATTGACTTTCGGAGTAATGACATTTGTAGTTATCTTCATTATTGCCGCTCTGTCATTCTTCCCGGTACATGCATTGAGCACGATTGCTGAACATTTAAGTTTGTAA
- a CDS encoding sensor protein KdpD, producing MDDREHSVQYFLDLIKKSHRGKFKVYIGMIAGVGKSYRMLQEAHELLENGVNVQIGYIETHGRAGTEALLQGLPVIPRRKIFYKGKELEEMDLDTIIRVHPEIVIVDELAHTNVEGSLNEKRWQDVITLLDEGINVISAINIQHIESVNEEVQEITGIEVKERVPDSVLQEADEVVNIDLTAEELIARLRAGKIYRPEKIQTALDNFFRTENILQLRELALKEVALRVEKKVENEVVMGVAVGLRHEKFMACISSHEKTPRRIIRKAAKLATRYNTTFIALYVQTPKESMDRIDLASQRYLLNHFKLVAELGGEVVQVQSKDILGSIVKVCKEKQISTVCMGTPNLRLPYAICSILGYRKFLNNLSQANVDLIILA from the coding sequence ATGGATGATAGAGAACATAGTGTACAGTATTTTTTGGATCTGATAAAGAAGTCCCACCGGGGCAAATTCAAGGTCTATATCGGTATGATAGCCGGTGTGGGAAAGTCATATCGTATGCTTCAGGAGGCACATGAACTGCTGGAGAATGGTGTGAACGTGCAAATCGGCTATATCGAAACTCATGGACGCGCCGGGACGGAAGCATTGTTGCAAGGGCTCCCTGTCATTCCGCGTCGTAAAATCTTCTATAAGGGGAAAGAATTGGAGGAAATGGATCTGGATACGATTATCCGTGTCCATCCGGAAATTGTAATTGTGGATGAACTGGCTCATACCAATGTAGAAGGTAGTTTGAACGAGAAACGTTGGCAGGATGTGATAACTTTGCTGGATGAGGGAATCAATGTGATTTCGGCAATCAATATCCAGCACATTGAAAGCGTGAATGAAGAAGTGCAGGAGATTACGGGTATTGAAGTGAAAGAACGGGTGCCCGACAGTGTTCTTCAGGAAGCGGATGAGGTGGTGAATATTGACTTGACGGCAGAGGAGCTGATTGCACGTTTGAGAGCGGGTAAGATATATCGTCCGGAAAAGATTCAGACGGCATTGGATAATTTCTTTCGGACAGAGAATATTCTTCAGTTACGTGAGTTGGCTTTGAAGGAAGTAGCGTTGCGGGTAGAAAAAAAGGTGGAGAATGAGGTGGTGATGGGAGTAGCCGTCGGACTCCGGCATGAAAAGTTTATGGCTTGTATCAGTAGTCATGAGAAAACACCCCGGCGGATTATCAGAAAGGCGGCAAAGTTGGCAACCCGGTATAATACCACTTTTATAGCCCTGTATGTTCAGACTCCGAAAGAGAGTATGGATAGAATTGATCTAGCTAGTCAACGGTATCTGTTGAACCATTTTAAGCTCGTGGCGGAACTTGGGGGAGAGGTGGTGCAGGTGCAGTCGAAGGATATTTTGGGTAGCATCGTCAAGGTTTGTAAAGAGAAACAGATATCGACTGTTTGCATGGGAACTCCTAATTTAAGGTTGCCATACGCTATTTGTTCTATACTGGGATATAGAAAGTTTTTAAATAATTTGTCACAAGCTAATGTAGATTTGATTATACTTGCATAA
- the kdpF gene encoding K(+)-transporting ATPase subunit F — protein sequence MYTALFVLGIAIFGYLMYVLIKPEKF from the coding sequence ATGTACACAGCATTATTCGTATTAGGTATTGCAATCTTCGGTTATTTGATGTATGTGCTCATCAAACCCGAGAAGTTTTAA
- a CDS encoding TorF family putative porin — MKSFFSKKSFLGTMAVAAVCMLGTVNAQAQEFTIQGDLVSSYVWRGIYQGGAASFQPTLGFSVGNFSLTAWGSTSLSESNKEIDLTAAYKFGEAGPTLSVATLWWDGQADVANGELTNNYFHFKSGDTGHHFEAGLAYTLPIEKFPLSIAWYTMFAGADRKTTDEGEEKQAYSSYVELNYPFSVKGVDLNATCGVVPYKTPQYNVNGFAVTNLALKATKAINFNDKFSLPIFVQAIWNPRLEDAHLVFGVTLRP, encoded by the coding sequence ATGAAAAGTTTTTTTAGTAAAAAGAGTTTTTTAGGAACAATGGCTGTAGCAGCCGTTTGTATGTTGGGAACAGTTAATGCACAAGCACAAGAGTTTACTATACAAGGTGATTTGGTAAGTTCGTATGTATGGCGTGGTATTTATCAGGGGGGAGCTGCTTCCTTTCAGCCGACTTTGGGATTTAGCGTAGGTAATTTCTCGCTTACTGCATGGGGCTCAACCAGTTTGAGTGAGAGTAATAAAGAAATTGACCTGACCGCAGCTTATAAGTTCGGTGAAGCAGGACCGACGCTTTCTGTAGCCACTCTTTGGTGGGACGGACAAGCTGATGTGGCCAATGGAGAACTTACCAATAATTATTTTCATTTTAAAAGTGGAGACACCGGACATCATTTTGAAGCAGGGTTAGCTTATACGCTTCCTATTGAAAAGTTCCCCTTATCTATCGCATGGTATACCATGTTTGCCGGTGCTGACAGAAAAACGACTGATGAGGGGGAAGAAAAGCAGGCATACTCTTCTTACGTAGAACTGAATTATCCGTTCAGTGTGAAAGGAGTTGATCTGAATGCTACTTGTGGAGTGGTTCCTTATAAGACTCCGCAGTATAATGTGAATGGGTTTGCAGTGACGAACCTAGCTTTGAAAGCAACGAAAGCAATAAATTTTAATGATAAGTTTTCATTGCCTATATTTGTACAGGCTATATGGAATCCACGTTTGGAGGACGCCCATTTAGTATTTGGCGTAACTTTAAGGCCATAA